Part of the Rhinolophus ferrumequinum isolate MPI-CBG mRhiFer1 chromosome 25, mRhiFer1_v1.p, whole genome shotgun sequence genome, TGCAGACCTGCAGCCTTCACCCGCCGACCCTACTCTGAGCTCAGAGCCTTCCCCCACCACTGTTCCTGCCACCTTCGGTCCGACTCCCACCCCCTTGCCTGCATAAACTCGGGCATGGGTCCTCGCCTTTGGTCAGCAGTACCCCCGCCTGCCCCAGATGCCTGGCTCCAAGCCCCGGCCTAGTGAGTAGCTGGGTGCTGGGGAGCCTCACTGCTCCTGGCCTCTCTCTGGAGCCCCTCCCTCCTGTGCATGTGCACTCAGCTCCTGGCACACAGACACACGTGTGCACCTGTGTACTCACATGTATGCTGTCCTACACACACGCACAGGTCTGCACACAtgcaaccacacacacacacgtcaccaTCACAGACACGCGCCCGACGGTGGGCCCCTGCTGGTCGGCCCAGCTCCTCTCACCTGGTGCGTCTCCTCCGTCCAGCCACTCTGACCTTCCGTCAGCTCGCTAGTCACACTCTGCTTCATCTCCCCCCCACTCAGGGCCTCTGCATACGCTCCCCTTCTGGCTGCTACTCCTGTTGTTCCTCAGTAATTTCCAGACAGGCTCAGCAGTGGGATCCTGGGTGTCGGGCCCTGGAGACCCGTGAGCAGTTATGGGCCATCCAGCCTTTTGTTTCTGGGCTGACGGGTAGTCCTTGGAGGTCCAGTTAAAAGTGACACTGGCAGGCTCATGTAGAAGCAGGGAAACCAAGCCTCAGAGCAGGTGGGACTGTTCTGAGGTCCCATTTGGAACTCGGTCCAGACTCCCGTTCACAGGCCTTCACCCCCCATGCCCAGGCATAGCCCTGTCACCCCACCCCAACACTGCTGAGCCCCACCGAACTGCAGGGAGAACTCTGTGTGGGGCCTTCAGTTTGTTGGTTCTGGCGATCTGAAGGACGCGGGTGCGTCCAGCCGAGGGGCCCACCTCAGATATGACTGTCGGTAGCGGCCCCGTACAGAGGGCAGACAGCGTGGCCGGACAAATACGGCCACTGCCCGGCCACAGTCTCCCTTTCACTCCCAAGTTGCCCTCTGGCTACTAGTCCAGACCTCGTGGCTGGCCCTAGGCTGCTGTCCTGATTCTCAGAAGTCCAGCCCGTGGGCCCTGAGGTCGTGGAGCACATACTTCCTAAAGCACAAGTCACAGCTCCTCAGGGCGGCTCCAAACCCAAGGCGGGTGGGCGAGGTTTGCCCCCCACGAGACTCCGCATGGGGCCGTCCACAGGCTGGAAGGGGGAACAGTGTGGGCCCAGAGCAGCCCTCTGCTGGTGAGTAAAGCCAGGATTGGTCATGGACCTGCTGCGTGCTCCCACACCACGtgaccttcctttcccttttttttttttttggtagtttacCAACAAGGCTTTCTTTttggtggtaaaatacacataaaatgtaccattttaaccattttttaagtgtacagttcagtggtattaaatacgtTCATaatgtgcagccatcaccaccatccatctctagaacttttccatcctcccaaactgaaactctgtccccattagaCAACAGCTCTCCACCCGCCTCCCGTGACCCCTGGCACTCACCATTCTACttctgcctctatgaatttgatAAGTCTAgggaatcatacattatttgtccttttgtgactggcatatttcacttggcataatgtcctaAGGTGCATCCAGGTGTGtgtggcatgtgtcagaatttccttacATTTTAGAGCTGAGTATTATTCCTTTGTACGGATGGACTACAGTTTGCTTAACcgttcatctgtcagtggactgTTGTTTCCTTCCGCATGTgaactactgtgaataatgctactgtgaacatAAGTGGACAGAACCCTTCAAGACCctgatttcagtttcttcaggtgtatacctagcagtggaatttctggatcatatggtggtcctatttttaattttttgaggactctccatactgttgtccatagctattgtaccattttaccttcccaccaacaATACACAAGGGTTCtgacttctccacatcctcaccagtgcttgttactttgtgtgtgtggttttttttaatagcagccaTCCATATAGGTGTGAGCTggtatcttgttgtggttttgatttgcattgccctATGgtcagtgatgttgaacatcttttcatgtgcttattggccatttatttgtacatctttggagaaatgtctaagttctttgcccagttttcaatcaggtttttttgttgagttttaggagttttctatatattttagatattaaccccttatcggatatgacttgcaaatattttctcccaatttgtgAGGTGCTTTTTTACCCTGTTGATACtatcttttgatgcacaaaatagtttaattttcacaaagtccaatttgtcagttttttctttcGTTGCCTGTAcctttggtatcatatccaagaaatcattgccaaatctaatgtcatgaagcttttgccCTATGCTtgcttctaagagttttatagtttttaagtctttgatcagtgttaagttaatttttgtatagggTGTAATGTAAAGGCCTCACCACTTTTAAGGAAATCCCAGCCTGGTGGAAAGGACCAGTGAAAGGAAGGACATGGTAGAGAGGCGCAGGTAGCGGGAAGGGGACAGGGTGCCCACTGGTGGGGGTGGCAGCTGTGTGTGAGCTGGCCTGTGAAGAACAGGCAGAGTTCCAGTACAGGAGCGAGACGAGAGGCGCTGCTGGAGGGAGCAGCCCAGGGTGCCCGATTGGCCCTCCAGAGAACAGCCTGTGGCCTCCTGGGTTCCCTGAGGGAGGGATTTGGGTTTGAGAAGGACCTGGGGCAGGGCAATCATGTGTGGTCCTCTGAGGAAGCGGCCAACATCTCTGTCTGTTCAAGTGTAGCTCTGCATGGAGGCAGGAGACAGCCCTCATGACCCCAGGCCATGTCACTTGCCTGGGCTAGACCATGTTCCAAGAGTGGGGCTCTGGATGGAGCGGGACACCCTGGGCAGCTGGCTGAGGGCTTTGGACTCCTGTCTCTACCCAGGGGGCTGCCAGGTCATCAGCAGGGAACAGGGAGCCGCCCTGGGGCCTTGCCTGACCCACTCATGGTCCAGGGTGGAGAGAGGCACTCTCAGGTACCACAAGAGACAGGGTCTTCCTTTTCAATGCTGGAATACTTGTTTGTGAACTTTTCTTGTGACAAAAGTCATTGAAGGAAATACAGGCAATATGGGaacatgcaaagaagaaaaaaaacttgtGTGTTCCACAGCGCGGAACTCAGTGCTGCCTGGGGAACGACGTCACAGACCTCTGCTTGCACagtacatgcatgcacatgtgtgagCGTGTGTGCTGCATGTATTATGTACATGTCCTGCAACATGTGCTCCACAGCACCCCCTGTGCCCAGGCTGGGGGGCATCGTGGAACTGCCCTTCTAAGCATAATTTCCAACCTCCTTGGCTGACCATCTGTTTACTCACCACTCCCTCAGCATAGCTGTGTCCAGCGCATTTCCTAGCATGCTCCTTGTCCATAGCTGCCTGGCCGCTGGGCTGCTGTACTGCCCTGGACTCTGATTCCCAATGCTTTGCGCTGCTCTGGCCTGTCCCGCTTCCCATACCTGGCCACGGCCCTAtgctcccccccccccagcctctGTTCCCCCCACTGGGCCTGCCCCGCCTAAGCCTCCTTCTACCTCACCCACCAGGAGGGAATCCGCCCTGCCCACCAGagagccccagccccaggctgctgTCCAGCCCCTGGTCTCCCAGCCTGAGACCTCTACGTCGCTCTGCTCCCTGCCTGTCAGCTCTCGTAGGGCTGACCAGCCTCCTCCTGGTGAATGTCCTGCCCCGGGAGAGAGCAGGGGTGACCCAGTTCTTGGAAGAGGTGATAAGAGTTGAGGGTACCCAGTTGTCCCACCATAAACCAGGGAGAGGCCAAACCCTATCGATGCCGCAGCACATGTGGGTGCAGTCCCACCCACTGCAGGGGAGGGCGCAGGGTGGCATCACAGCAGATCCACCATGTTGAATCCTAACCAGACGGGGAGACTGAGGTTCATGAAGGGTGAGGTCGCCGGGTCCATTAGTGAGGGAGGGTGGCGGGGCCTGGGCTTGCTCCCCCCACTTTGAAGACCCTGAGGCCAAGGTCATGGTGTAGCCCTAGGTGCTCTTTCCTCAAGTACCCAGCTGCAGGAGGGGTGCGGGGTGCGGTGGCCAGTGTGTGTGTCTGCTCTAGTTTGGGCACCAACTCCCTGGAGCTCcttggaggggagggggctggagtcATTGTTCCCCAGGCAGCTTCCTGCCATCCAGAAGGCTCTCTTTCCCACAGTGGGAGGAGGCTCACGCTGTTCTCTGTGTTGGCAGGTGAAGGGCGGATGCCCGAGGCAGGGGGGCCGCAGGGAGCACCCGCGGCAGCGGCACTGGCGGCAGGCCTTCCAGCCGCACTTAGCAGCATCGCCACAGCAACCGGGGACCAGACGGCAGCAGCCAGGGCAGAGGCGAGTGGGCAGAGGCGAGTGGACGACTTCCCACCATCAGGAGGACAGGGAATGACTGCTGCGAATCAGGCCAGGCCGCAGCCCGGGGAGGGGGAGTGTCGCTAGAGGGAGGGCCCGGCCACCTCCCGCAGCAGGAGCGCCATGCCGGCTGCAGAAGAGGCGCCGGGGCAGGGGCTGCAGTGGGGCCCGGCCTCGCCCCGCCACCCACACTGAGTGCCCGAGGGCACACCACCCGCACCTCAGCGTCCCCACTCCCTCAGCGCGGAGGGAGAGGCGCCCGTCCTGTGCTCCCGTCTGGGCCCGCCGCCGCCGGACCATGGGATGCCGGCAAAGCTCAGAGGAGAAAGAGGCAGCGCGGCGGTCCCGGCGAATCGACCGCCACCTGCGCTCGGAGAGCCAGCGGCAGCGCCGAGAGATCAAGCTGCTCCTGCTGGGCACCAGCAACTCGGGCAAGAGCACCATCGTGAAGCAGATGAAGATTATCCACAGCGGCGGCTTCAACCTGGAGGCCTGTAAGGAGTACAAGCCCCTCATCATCTACAACGCCATCGACTCGCTCACCCGCATCATCCGCGCCCTGGCCGCGCTCAAGATCGACTTCCACAACCCGGACCGCGCCTATGATGCCGTGCAGCTCTTCGCGCTCACGGGCCCGGCCGAGAGCAAGGGCGAGATCACGCCCGAGCTGCTGGGTGTGATGCGGCGGCTGTGGGCCGACCCCGGGGCGCAGGCGTGCTTCGGCCGCTCCAGCGAGTACCATCTGGAGGACAACGCCGCCTACTACCTGAACGACCTGGAGCGCATCGCCGCGCCCGACTACATCCCCACCGTGGAGGACATCCTGCGCTCCCGGGACATGACCACGGGCATCGTGGAGAACAAGTTCACCTTCAAGGAGCTCACTTTCAAGATGGTGGACGTGGGTGGGCAGAGGTCGGAGCGCAAGAAGTGGATCCACTGCTTCGAGGGCGTCACTGCCATCATCTTCTGTGTGGAGCTTAGCGGCTACGACCTGAAGCTCTACGAGGACAACCAGACGGTGAGTGGCCAGGCTTTTCCTCTGCTTGTTCCTGCCACTGCTGGTCCCTGGGAAGCAGATGGGCTTCTGGGTGTGTTGCAGGGCCAGGCCGGAGAGGCTCCATCAGGGTGTGTCTCGGAGCAGAGTGTGGAGCGTGGCGGGTTCCATAGGTACCACAGGACCTCAGGGTCGCTTCTGCTGTCAGGACATCTGCCCCAGGGGGCAGCTTTTGGTCGGCACCCCAGCTTGGGAGGCCCTCCTCTGACCTCGGTGCCCTGACAGGATTCCAACACCGTCCAAGTGACCACCACACCCCAGGGCTCCACTGGGAAGGGGTGCCTCCTTGGCTCCAGCTGCCCTCACCCAGCTGCAGACAGCACTGCCCTCGAGACACTTGAAGGCCCCAGGTGCCCAGGCAGCCCCCACCTCAGTGATGGGAGTGAGAACTCGGAGTGCGCAGGGGAGGCTGACTGCTGAGCAGGGCCCGCCCGTTGACAAACAAGCGCATGTTGCTTGGAGCCCTCGGCCTCCTGGGGGTCAGGGAAGACTTGCTGGGGAGGAGACAGGGGGCTTCGCTACCAGTGAAGCTGGGTGCCGTCCGGGGCGTGGAGGCAACACTGGAAGCCGGGAGGGCGGTTGGTGGCCCTGCAGGACAAGACAGGACGAGGCGTAGGCCAGGTATCCAGTTGTTGCTCCAGGCGGCAGCTCAGTAAACACGAAGCTCCTACGAATCCTCGGCACCGTGATAGCAACCGGGTTAAGAACGGTTTCTGAGATTTAATCCCCAGGAGTTGGGCGGGTGTGCGATTCTCTCAGGCCCCCTGcccaggctgagaaccactggtgcaGGGGCAGAGGTGGGTGCAGTGCACAGAGGTGCTGAGGGGCAACCTGGGCCCAGTGCTGAGCGGTGGGAGCATGAGGGGAGCTACCGGGCAGCCGGACAGCCAGGCCTCTCGTAAAGTCAGGTGGGTACCGTGCCACAGTCCCAACTGAAGGCCCAGTGCACAAGGTGCCACATCTCCCTGGGCTCCcaggagtggtggtggtggaggccaCGCAGCCAGGCAAGGGATGGGCTTGGCCGGGGTCCCCTGCAGCAGAGGTTTTTGTGCCAGACAGGAGCACTGAGCAAAGACTCGGAATCTGCCCTTAAGAGGCTTTTGACTCTGGGTGGGAGACCTGGAAACAAACTGGGTCCACAAGGAGCTGTAcgtggtgtggggctgggggtggcaggggctgggggtggcaggGGCTTGGGGAGGTCGCGGCTGGCAGGCACCGCGGGGGAGGGGTGCTGATACTCATGGGTGGGCCACCACGCTGGGAAACGGGTCAGCCTTTGGGGTCCAGGAGCAGCGCGGTGGCAAGGAAGGGGCTATTTCTGCACCTGGCCTTTTTAAGGCAGGCAGTGGCTTTATTTTGGGGGCTTCAGCCAGGGAGTCCTAACTGAGCCTGTGGCCCCGAGGAAGTATGTGGATGGCTGTAAGCTGTGGCCACTGTGCCGGCACCTGAGCACTtcttctggagagagagagggtcTGTAGCTTTCATCAGGTTTACAGAGAGGCCCTGCCTCTTGGAGAAGGGCAAGCAGCTATAGGCGGCCATGGAGATAGGAGGCAGGGTTCGCTTCCCCTCTGTGCATCTGGGGCTCTCCCCAGAGCCGTGCCCAGGTGGCGATGGTGTCCCCTGTGGGAGTGGCCTGGGCCAAGGCCATTTATCCATGAGGGCAGGCCCTCCTTGCTCCCAGCGCTGTGTGGTCTTGTGGTTCCAGCCACTCTTTTCTTCTGCCTTGCCCCCACTGTGGCGCCATGTATGGTTCTAGGCAGAGGACATCCCAGCAGATGAGCAAGGTCAGGTTCCTTGTTGAGGTTTACAGCGGGCAGAGGGCTTGAGGCTGACCAGCCTGTGAGGCTGTGAGGCAAAGGAAGGTTCCCATGCGAGACCCTGGGACAGTGGCAGGGCAGCCACACAGGCTCCGCAGTCAGCTCTCCAGGCTTCTGCCTGTTGCTGCTATGTCCCAAGGCTGGGAATAGCCTGTGCTCTGAGGCCTTCCGGGGGCCTAAATCTCTGGCTGCCTCCTTTGTCATCTCCAGGGCCAGTGTGGCAAATTCCCTCAGTGCCGGGTTGGTCTCCCAGACCATCTATTGGCAGGTTCTGCCCACCAATCCTGTATCCACAGGTGTGCCAGGACACGAGAGGCAGGGTGCCTGGGCGCTGAGTTGGTCCCATGTTTCCTGGAGGGATTTGGCTTTCATCTCTGCTCCCTGAACCTATCAATGAGGAGGTGGCCCAAGTGTCCTCAAAGATGGGACCCAGGCCAGGTCTTCTGCCCGAGGCGCTCCTGGTTCCGCCAGGCCCATCCCCGCCTCCTCAcgcctcttcctctctctgctctggccTTCATGGGTTTCTTTCACTTCCATGTGCTCTGCTCTCTCCAGCCTTAAGCGCGTGACCACCCTGCCCATtgtccccctgccccctgcctctGTCGTCCAGGTCTCATCTCAGGTGTCACCTCCTTGAGAGGCCTTCCCTCACCTCGGTCCAGTGCCTACACACCCCTCCATTGCAGTCCTTCATTATAGGGTGGGGTCCTGGCTCATGTGAGTGAGTAGCCCCCATGGGGGGCCTCACATCTCTAGCCTtctcctggccctggccctgtggGGGGCCACAGCGGGAAGCCCTGGGTGGGAAAGTGGCCTAGCTGTGGGGTTCTCTATGAGGCAGCCAAGCTCTGGTGACATTCAGGGCATTTTATAAAGAGAGAGGCTGGCAGCCAGGCcggcccccccccacccccactaccaCCCTGGTCTCAGCAGGCCTGGGGAGGTGGTTGTTcaccagaaaaggaaattctcGATGAGAAACTCAA contains:
- the GNAZ gene encoding guanine nucleotide-binding protein G(z) subunit alpha; the protein is MGCRQSSEEKEAARRSRRIDRHLRSESQRQRREIKLLLLGTSNSGKSTIVKQMKIIHSGGFNLEACKEYKPLIIYNAIDSLTRIIRALAALKIDFHNPDRAYDAVQLFALTGPAESKGEITPELLGVMRRLWADPGAQACFGRSSEYHLEDNAAYYLNDLERIAAPDYIPTVEDILRSRDMTTGIVENKFTFKELTFKMVDVGGQRSERKKWIHCFEGVTAIIFCVELSGYDLKLYEDNQTSRMAESLRLFDSICNNNWFINTSLILFLNKKDLLAEKIRRIPLTVCFPEYKGQNTYEEAAVYIQRQFEDLNRNKETKEIYSHFTCATDTSNIQFVFDAVTDVIIQNNLKYIGLC